AAACAGAACAACGCCCCTGCAGAAACCAGTGCCGGAATTGTGAGCGTCATGGCTGTTTCCGGCACATCGTCAATTGTTGCAAAAGCACCGTCATTCACCTGCTGCTGGCGACAAACTGTTTCCAGTTCCACGACTTTCACCCATTTTTCATCGGAAAAATCCGCTACCGGCGGATCATTGAACGCAATGTGTCCATTTTCGCCAATTCCCATGCAAACTATGTCGATGGGCTTTTCCCGCAATAATTTTTCGTATCTTTGACATTCCTCATCAGCATTTTCAGGCGCCGGATTCAAAAAATGTACCTGCTTGAAATTCACCTTATCGAAAAGGTGCTCCCGTAAATAGTTTCCGAAACATTGCGGCGCATCCGGCGAAAGACCCAAATATTCATCCATGTGAAAAGCGACAATTTTTTCCCAGGGAATGCCCTTGTGCTGCGTGAAAAAATGCAAAAAATCATTCTGCGAAGGCGCCGCCGCGAAAATCATCCGCAGTTCATCTTTTTCTTTCAATTTTGCCAAAATTGCTTTTGCTACAT
This is a stretch of genomic DNA from Calditrichota bacterium. It encodes these proteins:
- a CDS encoding glucosamine-6-phosphate deaminase encodes the protein MQEIRPISEFKVDNLNVKIFEKRTEMGKSGADDVAKAILAKLKEKDELRMIFAAAPSQNDFLHFFTQHKGIPWEKIVAFHMDEYLGLSPDAPQCFGNYLREHLFDKVNFKQVHFLNPAPENADEECQRYEKLLREKPIDIVCMGIGENGHIAFNDPPVADFSDEKWVKVVELETVCRQQQVNDGAFATIDDVPETAMTLTIPALVSAGALFCFVPGPRKADAVFRTLNGEIDTSCPATILRKHESAILYLDADAAEKINY